From Saccharibacillus brassicae:
TTTCGCCGGTCGCTTCGAGCGCGTTGCGCACGAAATTGAGAATGAGCTGGGTGATCTGCTTGTTGTCCATCTCGATCGATTCCACCGGCGTCAGATGGGTCGTGATCATCTTGCCCGTCACGGAAGCGTCGGCTTCGATCAGGGGCAGGATTTTTCGAATGAGATCGTTGAGATTTTCGCGCTTGAGCTGGACCATATGGTCTTTGGCGAGCGACAAAAATTCGGTGATGATCTGATTGGCGCGGTCGAGTTCTTCGATCATGACCTGAAGATACGCCGGTTCGAGCGTATTCTTGCCCTGCATCAGCATCAGTTGAAGGAAGCCGCGCACGGTCGTCATCGGATTGCGCACTTCGTGCCCGATGCCGGCCGCCACTTCGCCGACCAGATGCAGCTGGGACAGCCGCTGAAGCTCATGCTCGTACTGCTTGTGCTCGGTCAAGTCGCTGATCATGGTGAGCAGCAGCAGTTCGCCGTTGAAGTCGAGTCTGACGGTGCGCAGGATGCACACTTTCTCTTCGCCGGTATGGTTGGTGAACGTCACTTCGCGGCTGATGCCTTCCGGCACGGTCGAAGATTCGTCCGGTTCCGGAATCTGCCGCATGAGGTCGCTGCCGCGAATCAGCTCGCCGTAGCGGGTGTCCATGTCCAGGCGCGTAATGCCGAGCAGCAGCAAAAACGCGTCGTTGGCTTCGATGATCTCGCGCTCGGCAAGCGTCGTGATGAGCATCGGATGGGGACTTGCGGCGAAGATCGCGGCAAAGCGGTTCTCCGACGAAGACAGGAAGCGGTTCGTGTCGGCCAGCACGGCGTTCTGCCGTTCCAGTTCTTCGAACCGTCCGATCCGCCCGAAAGCGAGCACGAGCTGCGAAGCGATCAGATGCAGCACTTCCAGTTCGACGGGATCGAAACGGTCGCCGCTGCGGGAACCGAAGCCCAGCGCGAACGGACGGTCTGTATCGAGTACGACGAGCGGGAAGCAGGCATAACGCTGAAGCCCCATCTGACGCAGAATGCGCCCCTGGAAGTCCGTCGTGTCCTGCATCCGTTCGCAGATATAAGGGTTGTGCGACTTGATGACCGTGCCGCAGATCGTCTGTCCCTGGTCGAGCGAGAGCAGCGCTTCGGCTTCCCCGTTCGTCACGCCGCGGTGATGGATCAGCTGCAGCCGGTAGGGAAAACGTTCTTCCACCCAATAGTTCAGCAGCAGGTCCAGATTGAAATGTTTGCTTACGCAGGCGAAGACGTGCTCGATAAGCTGGGCGGGAGTCTCGCTGGACAACATTCCCGGCAGCAGTTCAGCCAGTACTTTATATTTTAGTTCCTGTTCGGTCTCCGGGTTCAACGGAACTCACCTCATTTGATCATACTTTCCACATACGGCAATTATAGCACCGGAATTAGAGGAAAAGTAGACAGGAATAAGCAAGGTTAATTGAAAAAAATCAAAAAAATGAAAAAATACTTATTAATGTAAAAAAGAGCGAAGCGTTGACCCGTTATTTTCCGATAAAAAAGAAGGCGAAAATGATGAAAGATTTTTGAAAAAAACTGAAAAAAACTAATTGTATTCTATGTAAAATGTGATATACTTCTCTTCAGTACCGAATGACCGAAATGTTTTTTTAGTCAATCAGCTAAGGAAAGGAGCAGGACCCCGCAATGTTTAAATCGGAATGGAAAAATATTTTGAAGCATCGGATGACGATGCTTACCGTAGCCGCGATGCTGCTCGTTCCGGGCTTGTACGGCCTCTTTTTCCTGTCGGCGTACTGGAATCCCTACGGCCATACGGACCGCTTGTCCGTGGCCGTCGTCAACAGCGATGCCGGCACGGATTACGAAGGCAAACGGCTCGACGTGGGCAAGGACTTCGTCGAGGGGTTGAAAGATAACGATTCGTTCAAATGGGTCGTGTCCGACAAAGCCGCCGCCATGAACGGATTGAGCGCCGGCGACTATATTATGGTGATCGAGCTGCCGAAGGATTTTTCCGAGAATGCTTCCACGCTGTTGAACGCCGATCCGAAGAAGATGAACCTCGACTACTACACGAACGCGGGCATGGGTTATTCTTCGGCGCAGATCGCCAAATCGGCAATCAAGGAAGTGAACGAAGAAATCGCCAAGCAGGTGACGCAGGAATACGCCACGACCGTGTTCAGCAGCCTGAGCGAGCTGGTCGACGGGCTGAAGGATGCCGACGACGGCGCCAAGAAGCTGGACGACGGCGCCGCCGACCTGGCGGAAGGTTCGCAGAAACTCAAGGACAATCTGAAGAAGCTCGCCGCAAGCAGCGTGACGTTCCAGGAAGGCGTCGGCGACCTCAAGACCGGTGCCGGCACGCTGAGCGCGGGCATCGTCAGCGCGGCGTCCGGCGCGGCGCAGCTCAACAACGGGCTCGGCACGCTGTCGGGCGGGGCGCAGAAGCTTGACGACGGTCTCGGCACGCTGTCGGGCGGAGCGCAGAAGCTCGACGACGGGCTTGGCACGCTGTCGGGCGGAGCGCAGAAGCTCGACGACGGCCTCGGCAGTCTGTCGGGCGGAGCACGCAAGCTCGACGACGGTCTCGGCACGCTCCAGACCGGAGCGGGCGGTCTGCAGACCGGCGCGGCGAAGCTCGATCAGGGGCTGACGCAGTTGA
This genomic window contains:
- a CDS encoding ATP-binding protein — encoded protein: MNPETEQELKYKVLAELLPGMLSSETPAQLIEHVFACVSKHFNLDLLLNYWVEERFPYRLQLIHHRGVTNGEAEALLSLDQGQTICGTVIKSHNPYICERMQDTTDFQGRILRQMGLQRYACFPLVVLDTDRPFALGFGSRSGDRFDPVELEVLHLIASQLVLAFGRIGRFEELERQNAVLADTNRFLSSSENRFAAIFAASPHPMLITTLAEREIIEANDAFLLLLGITRLDMDTRYGELIRGSDLMRQIPEPDESSTVPEGISREVTFTNHTGEEKVCILRTVRLDFNGELLLLTMISDLTEHKQYEHELQRLSQLHLVGEVAAGIGHEVRNPMTTVRGFLQLMLMQGKNTLEPAYLQVMIEELDRANQIITEFLSLAKDHMVQLKRENLNDLIRKILPLIEADASVTGKMITTHLTPVESIEMDNKQITQLILNFVRNALEATGENGWIQLKTYMQEDRAVLVIEDNGPGIPPDVVEQIWKPFYTTKENGSGLGLAICFSIANKHGASIDLSTGKEGTAFYVRFRTT